The DNA sequence TATCTCTTTTATATTTTCCGCAGTGGCATTCCCAGTCCTTTGTAGGTCCAAAAATTCTTTCGCAGAAAAGCCCATCTTTCTCAGGCTTTAAAGTTCTGTAGTTAATTGTTTCAGGTTTTTTTACTTCTCCCTTAGACCACTGTCTAATTTTTTCTGGAGAAGCTAGCCCTATTTGTATGGATTCAAAGTTGTTTAGTTCAAACAAGGAGTGTCGCTCCTTTCCTTGAAATTAATATAGTCAATCGTTAGCAAACTAAAAATCAAATTCATCATCTTCCTCATCTGTATCAGAAATAAATGAATCAAAATCTATATCATCATCGCCTTCTTCTTCAAGGTCAAAATCCTCATCTGGCGTTAAAACTTCCTCTATCATGTCATCTCTATCTTCTGCTACATACTCGAATTCATCAACCAGCGCAGCTTCTTCAATAGATTCTCTAACTTCAATTTCCTCATCAGTTTCAGTTAGAACCTTAACATCTAAGCAAAGTGATTGAAGCTCTTTTATAAGAACCTTGAATGATTCTGGTATACCTGGTTCTGGAACATTTTCACCCTTTACGATAGCTTCGTAAGTTTTAACCCTACCAACCACGTCGTCAGACTTAACTGTAAGGATTTCCTGAAGAGTGTGAGCCGCTCCATATGCCTCAAGCGCCCAAACCTCCATCTCTCCAAAACGCTGTCCTCCAAACTGAGCTTTACCTCCAAGAGGCTGCTGAGTAACTAGGGAGTAAGGTCCAGTTGATCTTGCATGTATCTTGTCGTCTACAAGGTGGTGAAGCTTAAGCATATACATGTATCCAACAGTTACTGGGTTGTCAAAATAATCTCCAGTTCTTCCATCTTGAAGATGAATTTTTCCACTCTTTGGATAACCAGCCTTATCAAGAGCTTGGAAGATATCTTCCTCAACTGCTCCGTCAAATACAGGTGTAGCAACATGCCATCCAAGAGCCTTTGCAGCAAGTCCCATATGAATTTCAAGTACCTGTCCAATGTTCATACGCGAAGGTACGCCTAGAGGGTTAAGTACGATTTCAACTGGTGTTCCATCCGGCATAAATGGCATATCCTCTTCAGGTAGAATTCTGGATATAACCCCTTTATTACCGTGGCGACCCGCCATTTTATCTCCAACATTAATTTTTCTCTTTTTAGCGATGTAGCATCTTACAAGCTCATTTACTCCTGGAGAAAGTTCATCCCCATTTTCTCTTGTAAATATACGAACATCAACTATAATTCCTGATTCTCCGTGTGGAACTCTAAGAGATGTATCTCTAACTTCTCTAGCTTTCTCACCAAATATCGCACGAAGCAATCTCTCCTCAGGAGTTATTTCAGTTTCACCCTTAGGTGTTACTTTGCCTACTAAGATATCTCCAGATTCAACCTCAGCACCGATTCTAATTATTCCTCTTTCATCCAGATTCTTAATTGCATCGTCGCCTACATTAGGTATGTCTCTAGTGATCTCTTCTGGCCCTAGCTTTGTATCTCTAGCTTCAGCTTCATATTCTTCTATATGAATAGTAGATAATCTATCTTCCTTAACAAGTCTTTCATTAATTAAGATAGCATCCTCATAGTTATAACCTTCCCAAGTCATGAATGCAACTAGGCAGTTTCTGCCAAGAGCAATTTCACCTAAATCAGTAGAAGGTCCATCTGCTATAACGTCACCTTTTTTCATAACATCGCCCTTGTTTACAAGAGGTGTTTGATTGATACAAGTACCTTGGTTAGAACGTTTGAATTTAAGCAGGCGATATCTATCTTTTTGTCCGTCTTCTCTTTTTATAATGATTTCTTTTGCCGATACTTTTTCAACTACTCCATCATGTCTTGCTACGATAACTGCCCCAGAATCCTTGGCTGCTCTATATTCTATAGCAGTTCCTATAATAGGTGCTTCTCTTCTAACTAGTGGTACCGCCTGACGCTGCATGTTCGATCCCATAAGGGCACGGTTGGCGTCGTCGTTTTCCAAGAAAGGAATCATAGCCGTTGCAACTGAAACTACCTGTTTTGGTGAAACGTCAACGTAGTCAACCAGCTCAGTAGGTACTAGCTCAACTGTACCCATCTTAGTTCTAGATGCAACCTTTGGGTTTACAAACCAGCTGTCTTCAGAAAGAGGCTCATTTGCCTGAACCCTGATGTACAAGTCTTCTTCATCTGCTGTCAAATAATCTATGATTTCAGTTACTTTATTATTTTCATTGTCTACTCTTCTATATGGAGATTCAATAAAGCCATATTCATTGATTCTTGCATATACCGAAAGTGAGTTTATAAGTCCGATGTTTGGACCCTCAGGTGTCTCTATAGGACACATTCTTCCGTAATGAGAATAGTGTACGTCTCTTACCTCA is a window from the Acetoanaerobium noterae genome containing:
- the rpoB gene encoding DNA-directed RNA polymerase subunit beta, producing MPHPHPVQIGRRTRMSFSQITEVAELPNLIEIQLESYEWFLREGLREVFEEVFPIEDYTGNIKLEFLDYFIEETPKYDVEESKERDVTYSAPLKVRVRLTVPDEDGSKIIKNESGEPVFLGDFPLMTDKGTFIINGAERVIVSQLVRSPGVYFAQEMDKSGKRLISSTVIPNRGAWLEYETDSNDIVSVRIDRNRKQPVTMLLRALGYGSDQEIRELLGDDERLEATILKDSSKSTDEGLIEIYKKLRPGEPPTLESATSLINSMFFDHKRYDLAKVGRYKFNKKLALSNRIYSRVLARDVVDPSTGEIVLTSGTKLSVEQAKMLDDIGISHVYVYGEEEKEVKVIGNCFVDIKKHIDFSIDDLNIKEKVRYKVLREILDNFSTEEEIKAQLIERKRELVPKHITEEDIIASISYQFNLFHSIGNIDDIDHLGNRRVRSVGELLQNQFRIGLSRMERVIKERMTVQDAIDLTPNSLMNIRPVTAAIKEFFGSSQLSQFMDQTNPLSELTHKRRLSALGPGGLSRERAGFEVRDVHYSHYGRMCPIETPEGPNIGLINSLSVYARINEYGFIESPYRRVDNENNKVTEIIDYLTADEEDLYIRVQANEPLSEDSWFVNPKVASRTKMGTVELVPTELVDYVDVSPKQVVSVATAMIPFLENDDANRALMGSNMQRQAVPLVRREAPIIGTAIEYRAAKDSGAVIVARHDGVVEKVSAKEIIIKREDGQKDRYRLLKFKRSNQGTCINQTPLVNKGDVMKKGDVIADGPSTDLGEIALGRNCLVAFMTWEGYNYEDAILINERLVKEDRLSTIHIEEYEAEARDTKLGPEEITRDIPNVGDDAIKNLDERGIIRIGAEVESGDILVGKVTPKGETEITPEERLLRAIFGEKAREVRDTSLRVPHGESGIIVDVRIFTRENGDELSPGVNELVRCYIAKKRKINVGDKMAGRHGNKGVISRILPEEDMPFMPDGTPVEIVLNPLGVPSRMNIGQVLEIHMGLAAKALGWHVATPVFDGAVEEDIFQALDKAGYPKSGKIHLQDGRTGDYFDNPVTVGYMYMLKLHHLVDDKIHARSTGPYSLVTQQPLGGKAQFGGQRFGEMEVWALEAYGAAHTLQEILTVKSDDVVGRVKTYEAIVKGENVPEPGIPESFKVLIKELQSLCLDVKVLTETDEEIEVRESIEEAALVDEFEYVAEDRDDMIEEVLTPDEDFDLEEEGDDDIDFDSFISDTDEEDDEFDF